In the Primulina eburnea isolate SZY01 chromosome 15, ASM2296580v1, whole genome shotgun sequence genome, AGAAGGTTGTTGAAAACAGGTTGTTTGATTTTGTGTTCGCCTTGAGTTTTAACGGGATCCAGGTGTTTGATGGTGTTGTAAAGGATGGCGGATTGGTGATCTCGCCATTGGGTGATGAACACTCGACCGAGCTAAGATTGCTAAGAAATTACAAGATTGTGTATCTAAGAAGGTTGGAGAACACCGTGGTGGTGATGAGGAAAAACCGGGGATCCTCAAATAGAAGGGAGAATCCCCCTGTGGATCAAGTGTTAAGTGGCGTTACAGTGAATGAAAAGAAAGCTGCAATGAAAGGGTTGGAGGATGCATATCTCGAACCCCCTAGGCGGGAAGCCTTGTTAAGAAAATCAAGCTTTACATCGCGAAAAATCAAGTTCCTTCCTGATCTTTTGAAGGATTCGTTGGATGAATACCCACGCCGAGTCTTTATCTCAGATGACTCGAGTGCACTTGACTGGTTTTACAAGAACTATCCCATGAGGGATCAAGAATTCGAAGTTTATGACTTGGATATCGTGCGTAACAGTGAATTATCGGAAGGTGTCCTCATTCAAGGAACGGAGGTATCGACTTGGTTAACAAAGAACCTGGAATGCGATGACTACGTCGTGATGAAAGCCGAGGCAGATTTGGTGGAGGAGATGCTAAAAGAGGGGACATTGTATCTTGTGGATGAATTGTTCTTGGAGTGCAATAACCAATGGCAAGATGGAGAAGTGAATGGGAACAAGAGGGCTTATTGGCAGTGTTTAGCATTGTATGGTAAAGTGAAGGATGAGGGGATTGCAGTACATCAATGGTGGAACTAATTGTGTGAAGGTAGAAGACAGGTTTCTCCATTATTTGTCATACTTTTTCTTGGCTTTTTTCATGGCATATATGCTAAGGAGTTTGATCTTTTTGTTCTTTCTTCTAATAATTACTTCGGGTGTTATTATTATAAAGTAAATGCATTGTGACAGTGAATGAGTGAAAGATATAAAAGTGGGTTTTTGGTGTGTCACCACGatcattttcttctttatttttgcTATTTCATCAAAACGCAACTCTGAATTTTTAAGCCATTAAGAGATTCAAATGCCACATTTTGAATTTTCTGTAGCATAGGCAGCCATACCATACGATAG is a window encoding:
- the LOC140815377 gene encoding uncharacterized protein, encoding MDKLGRGYRAKNIGYDSNKLNGVGFGLNSPTILVIRLPESRVLRIMSRSMFVAMVILALPTLGSMIRASSNGALYEKGGDLVIDSGFKILPILFRDLLDEGLIKKGHRGLILGAGIGEIEDDFEFLKDAGIDLLTGVNLHHKKVVENRLFDFVFALSFNGIQVFDGVVKDGGLVISPLGDEHSTELRLLRNYKIVYLRRLENTVVVMRKNRGSSNRRENPPVDQVLSGVTVNEKKAAMKGLEDAYLEPPRREALLRKSSFTSRKIKFLPDLLKDSLDEYPRRVFISDDSSALDWFYKNYPMRDQEFEVYDLDIVRNSELSEGVLIQGTEVSTWLTKNLECDDYVVMKAEADLVEEMLKEGTLYLVDELFLECNNQWQDGEVNGNKRAYWQCLALYGKVKDEGIAVHQWWN